In the Bos taurus isolate L1 Dominette 01449 registration number 42190680 breed Hereford chromosome 21, ARS-UCD2.0, whole genome shotgun sequence genome, one interval contains:
- the HYKK gene encoding hydroxylysine kinase isoform X2, with product MSSGDGQQSQALTKPSFSEVQASALVESVFGLKVSKIQPLPSYDDQNFHVCIARTKVTTDGPNECVLKISNTESSKTPDLIEVQTHIIMFLRAAGFPTASVCRTKGDNVSSLVSVDSGSEVKSYLVRLLTYLPGRPIAEIPIGPQLLYEIGRLAAKLDKTLEKFHHPKLSSLHRENFIWNLKSVPLLEKYLYALGQNRNREIVEQVIQLFKDEVMTSLSHFRECEYPTPPIKYQSRRS from the exons ATGTCAAGTGGAGATGGTCAGCAATCACAGGCTCTCACCAAGCCCTCTTTCAGTGAGGTACAAGCCTCTGCATTAGTGGAATCAGTGTTTGGGTTAAAAGTTTCCAAGATCCAGCCACTTCCTAGCTATGATGACCAAAACTTCCATGTATGCATTGCAAGAaccaaagtcactacagatggcCCAAATGAATGTGTCCTCAAAATAAGCAACACTGAATCTAGCAAAACTCCAGACCTGATTGAAGTGCAGACTCATATCATCATGTTTCTGAGAGCGGCTGGATTTCCAACAGCCTCTGTGTGTCGTACTAAAGGAGACAACGTAAGCTCTCTCGTGTCTGTAG ATAGCGGCTCTGAAGTCAAAAGCTACTTGGTGAGGCTGCTGACTTACCTCCCAGGAAGACCCATAGCTGAGATTCCCATTGGCCCTCAGCTCTTATATGAAATTGGAAGGCTAGCTGCTAAGTTGGATAAAACACTGGAG AAATTCCATCACCCAAAGCTAAGTAGTCTTCATCGGGAGAACTTCATCTGGAATCTGAAAAGTGTTCCTCTTCTGGAGAAATACCTCTATGCCTTGGGCCAGAATCGGAATCGAGAGATTGTTGAACAGGTCATTCAGCTGTTCAAGGACGAAGTGATGACCAGTCTAAGTCATTTTAGAGAATGTGAGTACCCCACCCCCCCAATCAA gTATCAATCACGGAGATCTTAA
- the HYKK gene encoding hydroxylysine kinase — MSSGDGQQSQALTKPSFSEVQASALVESVFGLKVSKIQPLPSYDDQNFHVCIARTKVTTDGPNECVLKISNTESSKTPDLIEVQTHIIMFLRAAGFPTASVCRTKGDNVSSLVSVDSGSEVKSYLVRLLTYLPGRPIAEIPIGPQLLYEIGRLAAKLDKTLEKFHHPKLSSLHRENFIWNLKSVPLLEKYLYALGQNRNREIVEQVIQLFKDEVMTSLSHFRECINHGDLNDHNILIVSSESAFGDAVYQVSGILDFDDMSYGYYVFEVAITIMYMMIESKTPIQVGGHVLAGFESVVPLTPVERGALFLLVCSRFCQSLVLAAYSCQLYPENEEYLMITAKTGWKHLQQMFDMGRKAVEEIWFETAKSYESGISM, encoded by the exons ATGTCAAGTGGAGATGGTCAGCAATCACAGGCTCTCACCAAGCCCTCTTTCAGTGAGGTACAAGCCTCTGCATTAGTGGAATCAGTGTTTGGGTTAAAAGTTTCCAAGATCCAGCCACTTCCTAGCTATGATGACCAAAACTTCCATGTATGCATTGCAAGAaccaaagtcactacagatggcCCAAATGAATGTGTCCTCAAAATAAGCAACACTGAATCTAGCAAAACTCCAGACCTGATTGAAGTGCAGACTCATATCATCATGTTTCTGAGAGCGGCTGGATTTCCAACAGCCTCTGTGTGTCGTACTAAAGGAGACAACGTAAGCTCTCTCGTGTCTGTAG ATAGCGGCTCTGAAGTCAAAAGCTACTTGGTGAGGCTGCTGACTTACCTCCCAGGAAGACCCATAGCTGAGATTCCCATTGGCCCTCAGCTCTTATATGAAATTGGAAGGCTAGCTGCTAAGTTGGATAAAACACTGGAG AAATTCCATCACCCAAAGCTAAGTAGTCTTCATCGGGAGAACTTCATCTGGAATCTGAAAAGTGTTCCTCTTCTGGAGAAATACCTCTATGCCTTGGGCCAGAATCGGAATCGAGAGATTGTTGAACAGGTCATTCAGCTGTTCAAGGACGAAGTGATGACCAGTCTAAGTCATTTTAGAGAAT gTATCAATCACGGAGATCTTAACGACCACAACATTTTAATAGTGTCCAGCGAGTCAGCCTTTGGAGATGCCGTATATCAGGTGTCTGGGATTTTAGATTTTGATGACATGAGCTACGGTTACTACGTGTTTGAAGTGGCGATCACCATCATGTACATGATGATTGAAAGCAAGACTCCTATACAAGTAGGAGGCCATGTCCTTGCTGGGTTTGAAAGTGTGGTCCCACTGACTCCTGTGGAGAGAGGTGCTTTGTTTCTACTTGTATGCAGTCGTTTTTGTCAGTCACTTGTCCTAGCTGCATACTCTTGCCAGCTATACCCAGAGAATGAAGAATATCTCATGATTACTGCAAAAACCGGGTGGAAGCACTTACAGCAAATGTTTGACATGGGCCGGAAAGCTGTAGAAGAAATCTGGTTTGAAACTGCCAAATCCTATGAATCTGGGATCTCCATGTGA